The DNA region GCAGGTTCATCATATTGCTATAAAATCCAAGAGGCAGAAAAAATCCATACTTACAATTTACTTGTTTCACACCAACAAACCGGGAACTCTGCTTGTTCCAAACGAcgctgatgttgttgtccaaaagcaaaaggaaaagacCGCTTCCTCAAAAATATTTTTGGAGCTCCCATGGTTTTAACACATGCCGCACCCCTCCACCAGAGCTGAGCTCTAACCaatcacctctctctctgatAGGAACCCTCCACGCTTATCTAAAGAACCAACTCTTGGCATGACGAAGTGTTGGAACCCGCAAGCCAGCAGCCGCATCGGTTTTTTTGTTTGCCAGAAACCAACATCCATGCAAGCCTCTTGAACCCTCCTCTTTTGACATTCCCATATCGCGATACCATCAACCgaccccttctccttcttaaccccatcacaaccaacccccaaataCCACCCAAAATGTTCGGATTCGGCCAACCCAAGCTCTCCTCCGAGGAGAAGATCGCCGCCGTCGAGAACGAGATCAAGGTCATGACCGAGATGCAGACCCGGTATTTACCAGCCCCCCCTAGTatttccccatcccccccttttacTGACCATGTTTCTGCATATAGTATGGCCAAGATCTGCTCCCAAAAGTGCCTCGACTCTACATACCGGGAAGGCGAGCTCTCCAAGGGCGAGGCCTCGTGCCTCGACCGGTGCAGCGCCAAGTTCTTCGAGGCGcacaccaccatctcggAGCAACTCCAAAAGGAGCAGGCCGCCAAGGGTGGCATGATGGGGCGGTAAATAGtaggagaaggaaaagggagcTTGTAAGAGTATGGAGGTCGTCGACAGCATAAAAATATTTGGCGAGGGGGATTAGAGCTTATGGGAATGGGATACCACTTATGAATGCCGTTTCAATGAGGAGAGCAGGATTCTCGTAAACGTGGGAGTGTACATTATGACCGAGTGGATGGATTACtaggggttggttgggtcCGGCATGTCCAGATTATAGAGGGGTTCTTGCGCTGTTGCTTTTCAATAATGACATCGCTTCTCTGTCTGTTTGGTTTCTGCAAAGGTTTCCTCTGATGAATTTCAATGGATGCTAGGTATGCTATCGAGGGTTCAAACCTTTCCCCATAAACGCCGTTTCAGTGGCTCAATGCTGTGCTCCCAAACTCCTGGCTGCCTGTCCAAAAAAGACATTTATACAAGTCATCCCAAAATTCGACACTCCCCAAATACCCTTGTCCCATCACCTGGACCTTGCTCTAGTGATATTCGGCCCCGAACCAATACCCGTCAGCGTTCGAACAAGATAATGCGCCCAACTCTCCGTTTCCAATGCAGCCTTGAGCTCTTCCGCCCTGCGCTCAAGATCCTCGACCTGCGCTTCAAACTGcgccaccccatcctcaacctcattCACCTTCCCGACCAGCGCGCTAATCTCATATTCGAGCTTGGCAACCAAGACCTCAACGTCCTTGACGGCTTCAGTCAGGCGTCCCCTCTCTTctgccaccagctccccACTGCTATGCCTTATTCGTGCGTAGGCCTCGCTGACGGCATGATAGAGAGCTTGAAGTTCCGCCTGCTGAGCGCCATACGTTGTATTCAAAATGTCAACTCCTGACAGTTTTCCTGTAACCCAATTGGCGAGGTCTTTCTGTATTTCTTGGAGCCGGTGGTATAAGCTGTAAGCCAGCTCCGCTTGAGACTGCAAAAATGCCGTCGTTGCTGGGTCCATGCCAGCGTCCGATGGGGACAGATCGACCAGGCTGATGATCTCGTGCCAACCAAGAACAGCCTCTTCAGCTTCGCTAAAAGACAAACGGCGGGGATAACGGGCGTCATTTAGTGGTCGTTGTAGAGCCTCAATGGTTGTGAAGCTGTGTCTTCGCTGAAGGAATGATAATGGCAGATCTGAGCTCCCTTGAGCACCGAGAAATTGCTGGGGCTGAGCGTCCAAATCACCTGCCTCTGAAGCCGTGGCCGAAAATGTATTCTCTAGTACATCTTTGCGTATCTCGGCTAgcgcttctttttcctctgcTGCTCTGAGCAGTTCTTGGGATGATGTCGACTCAGCCCTGACACCTGTAGGATGCGTCTCACTCCCTTCTGCACTGCCGTTCAAACCAGATGGCCCTGTTTCGCCAAAATCTCGTTCCTTTGGAGCCCCGTTCGCATACTCCTCCGGTTTGACCTTCCAGCTGAATGCTTTGCCAACTGCAACCGGGCTCGTCACCGCGGTAGACGAGTGAGCTAACGTCGCTATACTGGGGCTGGAATATCCACTGATGGCCGTGTCCGGGCTTTCGTCCTTGGAGGGCCTGCTGGCATGGCCCCTcaaaccacctccaacagcaTCTCTGATTCGACCCAAACCTGATCGAGCATCGCTCACTTTTCCAGCAACACCCTTGAAAATTCCCTTTCGTAGAGCATCCCTGTCGCCGGGATTGTGACTTTCGGCTGTGATGGGGGCTGAGTTTGTAACAGGAGGTGGTGCGTATATGGCGGGGGAATCTtccctcttcttggcctctAGCTCATCCTCCACTGGCGCAGACTGAGTT from Podospora pseudoanserina strain CBS 124.78 chromosome 1, whole genome shotgun sequence includes:
- the TIM10 gene encoding protein transporter tim10 (EggNog:ENOG503P6VS; COG:U), producing the protein MFGFGQPKLSSEEKIAAVENEIKVMTEMQTRMAKICSQKCLDSTYREGELSKGEASCLDRCSAKFFEAHTTISEQLQKEQAAKGGMMGR